A portion of the Gammaproteobacteria bacterium genome contains these proteins:
- the eno gene encoding phosphopyruvate hydratase — MSKITDIRGREIIDSRGNPTVEADVIVNGKITGRAGVPSGASTGSREAVELRDGDAKRYLGKGVLNAVEFVNTEIRDALMGLDSSDQSSIDQIMRDLDGTENKSRLGANAILAVSLANAKAAAGANNQSLFQYLGTETSVNMPVPMMNIINGGEHADNSVDIQEFMVLPVGAPSFREALRYGAEIFHHLKKVLSARGLNTAVGDEGGFAPDLPSNAAALEVISEAVGNAGYTLGKDIFLGLDVASSEFYQDGVYHLESEGKRFNA; from the coding sequence ATGAGCAAAATTACAGATATTCGTGGTCGCGAGATTATTGATTCACGGGGCAATCCGACCGTAGAAGCCGATGTTATTGTGAATGGCAAGATCACCGGGCGTGCCGGTGTTCCAAGTGGTGCCTCAACAGGCAGTCGTGAAGCGGTTGAATTACGCGATGGAGATGCCAAGCGCTATTTGGGTAAAGGTGTTTTGAATGCGGTTGAATTTGTGAATACCGAGATTCGAGACGCACTCATGGGCTTGGACAGCAGTGATCAAAGCAGTATCGACCAGATCATGCGGGATCTCGATGGTACTGAAAATAAATCCAGGCTTGGTGCCAACGCGATCCTGGCCGTGTCTTTAGCCAACGCAAAAGCCGCAGCCGGCGCCAATAATCAATCCTTGTTCCAGTATCTAGGCACCGAGACTTCGGTCAACATGCCCGTTCCGATGATGAATATCATTAATGGTGGCGAGCATGCCGACAATAGTGTGGATATACAGGAATTCATGGTCTTGCCGGTTGGTGCACCGAGTTTTCGCGAAGCACTTCGTTATGGTGCAGAAATATTTCATCATTTGAAAAAAGTTCTCAGCGCGCGTGGCCTGAATACCGCGGTGGGTGATGAGGGTGGTTTCGCACCTGATCTACCCTCTAATGCGGCCGCCCTGGAAGTCATTTCCGAAGCCGTGGGTAATGCCGGCTATACATTAGGTAAAGATATTTTTCTGGGCCTGGATGTGGCCAGTTCCGAGTTCTATCAGGACGGCGTGTATCATCTGGAATCGGAAGGAAAACGATTCAATGC